A single Anatilimnocola floriformis DNA region contains:
- a CDS encoding AAA family ATPase translates to MTAVATPPPQGNLLASILSEDSFRPAEPRKIEETGLTAALVETLILKYLTLLGSASGRQIADQVCINYLILEPIFNSLRQRQLVIHGGAAQLNDYVYTLTDQGRARAKAAMEQNAYIGAAPVPLEDYIVSVEAQTIRAEAPQKRQLQKAFSDITVEQQMLDMLGPAVNSGAGLFLYGAPGNGKTTLAKRITACYGQTIWIPKAITEDGQYIKLYDAAFHEPIEQAGNTLLKTADYDRRWIKIRRPTVVVGGELTMDALEIRHDPRSNVSEASLQMKSNCGSLLIDDFGRQRMAPIELLNRWIVPLENRIDFLTLATGKKIQVPFEQLIIFSTNLQPKDLADEAFLRRIPYKIEVKDPGREEFHLLFKIGCKGASCEFKPEVVDHLIEKHYKPARRPLRRCQPRDLLNQVRNYCVYNGIPVEMRPEYFDRVVPSYFTVVSGG, encoded by the coding sequence ATGACGGCTGTCGCTACTCCTCCTCCCCAGGGCAATTTGCTGGCTTCGATTCTTTCAGAAGACAGCTTTCGCCCCGCCGAGCCTCGCAAGATCGAGGAGACCGGGCTGACGGCCGCGCTGGTGGAAACCCTGATTCTCAAGTACCTGACGTTGCTCGGCTCGGCCAGCGGCCGGCAGATTGCCGATCAGGTATGCATCAATTATCTGATCCTCGAACCGATCTTCAATTCGCTGCGGCAACGTCAGCTGGTGATTCACGGCGGTGCGGCTCAGTTGAATGACTACGTCTACACACTGACCGATCAAGGTCGCGCGCGAGCCAAGGCAGCCATGGAGCAGAACGCCTACATCGGCGCTGCGCCAGTGCCGCTCGAGGACTACATCGTTTCGGTGGAAGCTCAGACCATTCGCGCCGAAGCACCGCAAAAGCGGCAACTGCAAAAAGCCTTCTCCGATATCACCGTCGAACAGCAGATGCTCGACATGCTCGGCCCTGCAGTGAATAGCGGCGCCGGCTTGTTCCTTTACGGCGCACCCGGCAACGGCAAAACGACGCTCGCCAAGCGGATCACGGCTTGCTACGGACAGACGATTTGGATTCCCAAAGCGATCACCGAGGATGGTCAGTACATCAAGCTCTACGATGCGGCCTTTCATGAGCCGATCGAGCAAGCCGGGAACACGCTCCTCAAGACCGCCGACTATGATCGTCGGTGGATCAAGATTCGCCGGCCGACGGTGGTGGTCGGTGGTGAGTTGACGATGGACGCCCTCGAAATCCGCCACGATCCCCGGAGCAACGTCAGCGAAGCCTCGCTGCAAATGAAGAGCAACTGTGGCAGCCTGCTGATCGACGACTTCGGCCGGCAGCGCATGGCGCCGATCGAATTGCTCAATCGCTGGATCGTGCCGCTCGAAAATCGCATCGACTTTCTCACGCTCGCGACCGGCAAGAAGATCCAAGTGCCGTTTGAACAGCTGATCATCTTCAGCACCAACCTGCAGCCGAAGGATCTTGCCGACGAAGCGTTCCTCCGCCGTATTCCGTACAAGATCGAAGTGAAGGACCCGGGCCGCGAAGAGTTCCACCTCCTCTTCAAGATCGGCTGCAAGGGTGCCAGCTGCGAATTCAAGCCGGAAGTAGTCGATCACCTGATCGAAAAGCACTACAAGCCAGCCCGTCGCCCGCTGCGTCGCTGCCAGCCGCGCGACTTGCTCAACCAGGTCCGCAACTACTGCGTCTACAACGGCATTCCGGTGGAAATGAGGCCGGAGTATTTCGATCGCGTCGTGCCGAGCTACTTCACGGTGGTTTCGGGCGGTTAG
- a CDS encoding DUF3806 domain-containing protein, with protein sequence MLTRTLICSLLFAAVIFSGCSAQNQKITALTDADQTRLKEQRAVVEQHLRDEEAQEKYKTSAGKLEAIRTIVQDKIYKPDQTYELQCLGIVLGDAFVQDFGLEWVMVEDEYGRDPAVRKPDTTLVLYPLTMISKRIERGEQVDVFDLHRRTAAQVAKFKEKAK encoded by the coding sequence ATGCTCACTCGCACTCTTATCTGCTCGTTGCTATTCGCTGCCGTCATCTTTAGCGGCTGCTCTGCGCAAAATCAAAAAATCACGGCGCTGACAGACGCAGATCAAACGCGTTTGAAGGAGCAGCGCGCCGTTGTGGAGCAACACCTCCGCGATGAAGAAGCCCAAGAGAAATACAAAACCTCAGCCGGTAAGTTGGAGGCCATTCGCACGATTGTGCAGGACAAAATCTATAAGCCTGATCAGACGTACGAACTGCAGTGTTTAGGCATCGTGCTCGGGGATGCGTTCGTGCAGGATTTCGGGTTGGAATGGGTGATGGTCGAGGATGAATACGGCCGCGATCCTGCAGTGCGAAAGCCCGATACCACATTGGTACTTTATCCCCTGACGATGATTTCAAAGCGAATCGAGCGTGGTGAACAAGTTGACGTGTTCGACCTGCACCGCCGCACGGCGGCGCAAGTTGCGAAGTTTAAAGAAAAAGCGAAGTAG
- a CDS encoding DUF2934 domain-containing protein, whose product MKRNTQADHGPQTSQKPTVLPAETPTPPCFDANTAVIEQEALAHIRDAAYYKWEAAGSPIGDGHDFWLDAEREFLQQRAVPDASGTKDVVQEALEESFPASDPPARSITQVTKSDLVGKA is encoded by the coding sequence ATGAAACGGAACACTCAGGCCGATCACGGCCCGCAGACCAGTCAAAAACCAACCGTCCTGCCCGCTGAAACACCAACCCCTCCTTGCTTCGACGCGAACACCGCTGTCATCGAACAGGAAGCTCTGGCCCACATCCGTGACGCGGCCTATTACAAATGGGAAGCTGCTGGGAGCCCCATCGGCGACGGACATGATTTCTGGCTCGATGCCGAACGAGAATTTTTGCAGCAACGAGCCGTGCCCGATGCCTCAGGCACCAAGGACGTCGTACAAGAAGCACTCGAAGAATCATTCCCAGCTAGCGATCCGCCGGCGCGTTCGATCACCCAAGTCACCAAAAGTGACTTGGTCGGCAAAGCGTAA
- a CDS encoding HPF/RaiA family ribosome-associated protein, whose protein sequence is MLVQIKTDNHIEGSARLQDWVRDEVTDSLERFTPQLTRAEVFLSDLNSHKNGAIDKQCTVEVHVARLDPIAVTKDAGSLEAALNAALSAITITLDSRVEKMHAKKGRTPMGGVPE, encoded by the coding sequence ATGCTCGTTCAGATCAAGACCGACAATCACATCGAAGGAAGTGCCCGCTTGCAGGATTGGGTTCGTGACGAAGTGACCGACTCGCTCGAGCGGTTCACGCCTCAGTTAACTCGGGCCGAAGTTTTTCTGTCTGATCTCAATAGTCACAAGAACGGCGCGATCGATAAACAGTGCACGGTAGAAGTGCATGTCGCCCGGCTCGATCCAATCGCCGTGACCAAAGACGCCGGTTCGCTCGAAGCAGCGCTCAATGCCGCCCTGAGTGCGATCACGATCACACTCGATAGCCGTGTGGAAAAAATGCACGCCAAGAAGGGCCGCACGCCGATGGGCGGCGTGCCGGAATAG
- a CDS encoding DUF3500 domain-containing protein encodes MTADSRTSLPCPDCDPQPAAQTAAPGLARRDFLRVTSAGVAAVALGGGRLFADDKPASTSSSGKETPETLTKKLYDSMNKDQRKEVCFPWDYKDPQLGLLRTRISNNWHITSPAILSDYYTSDQKEIVRAIYEGIISPEWKDRVDKQLKDDNNGKTWGNDQNIAIFGTPGDGKFELVMTGRHMTIRCDGNSTDHMAFGGPIFYGHAASGFTEKEGHPGNVYWEQALEANKVYEMLDGKQRGKAEVSKTWPESQVQFQGEKGTFAGIPIADLTSDQKEQMQKVLQKLIEPYRQSDRDEVLACLKTQGGLDKCSLAFFTDADLGKDKVWDNWRLEGPSFVWNFRSVPHVHCWVNIADSADVKLNS; translated from the coding sequence ATGACTGCTGACTCTCGTACCTCCCTCCCCTGCCCTGACTGCGACCCACAGCCTGCGGCGCAAACTGCGGCTCCCGGTCTGGCCCGGCGTGACTTCCTCCGTGTGACCAGCGCTGGTGTGGCTGCTGTCGCGCTCGGCGGCGGTCGTCTGTTTGCTGACGACAAACCGGCGAGCACTTCTTCGTCGGGCAAGGAAACGCCCGAAACGCTGACCAAGAAACTCTATGACTCGATGAACAAGGACCAGCGGAAGGAAGTTTGCTTCCCTTGGGATTACAAAGATCCGCAGCTTGGTCTGCTCCGCACGCGCATCTCGAACAACTGGCACATTACGTCGCCCGCGATCCTCAGCGATTACTACACCAGCGATCAAAAGGAAATCGTGCGCGCGATTTACGAAGGTATCATCAGCCCCGAGTGGAAAGACCGCGTCGACAAGCAGCTGAAGGACGACAACAACGGCAAAACGTGGGGCAACGATCAGAACATCGCGATCTTCGGCACGCCGGGCGACGGCAAGTTTGAACTCGTGATGACCGGCCGGCACATGACCATTCGCTGCGACGGCAATAGCACCGACCACATGGCCTTCGGCGGTCCGATTTTCTACGGTCACGCAGCCAGTGGCTTCACCGAAAAGGAAGGGCATCCCGGCAACGTGTATTGGGAACAAGCACTCGAAGCCAACAAGGTCTACGAGATGCTCGATGGCAAACAGCGCGGCAAAGCCGAAGTCTCGAAGACATGGCCTGAGAGCCAGGTGCAGTTCCAGGGTGAAAAGGGAACGTTCGCCGGCATTCCGATCGCCGATCTGACGTCCGATCAGAAAGAACAGATGCAGAAAGTGCTGCAGAAGCTGATCGAACCTTATCGCCAGAGCGATCGCGACGAAGTGCTCGCCTGCCTCAAGACGCAGGGTGGTCTCGACAAGTGCTCGCTGGCGTTCTTCACCGATGCCGACTTGGGCAAAGACAAGGTGTGGGACAACTGGCGTTTGGAAGGCCCGTCGTTCGTTTGG